The genomic stretch CTTTCTCATTGATAAATATGCATAATAACTGAATTTTTATCCTGGAAAAAATATTTGATGATTTCTTTTTTAATTCTGAATTATCCTTAATATCATCAAACTTCATAAAATTCAATTTCAGATATTCAGGGCAGGTAAAATGAAAAATAATGTAATTGCCCAAAGAAAAAGGGTTAAAATTGGCCTAAGGAAACTGTTAAGCACAAATCCCTCTTTGAACCCATTATATAAATGATTTAATGAGGATACGGTCAGAAAGATTAACATAAAGATTAATAGGCTCAAATAAGCATAGAATCCCCATCCCAATATTAAGGATAGTATCATGGTCACAGTCAAAGCCAGAAATTGCAATGAGGACTGTCGTTGGTAGGCACCTCCCCCACTATATCCTGATACTTCTGATGCACTTTCTGAAAAAAATAACCCTTCAATTGCAGTGAAACCTGCTATAAAAACCACGGTAAATACAGCAAATATGTTGAATTGAGATTGTGGATTGGCACCCCAGTAAAATGCAAAGAATATTCCAATTGCCACACCCACCCAGCGAAATATTTCCAGAAAACGATTGATTTTTGTACTCATATAATCCTCCCCAAATTTCCCAGATAACTTGATACTACCGGGTAATATAGGTATTTGGATGTCTTTATTATTTATGTAATTGCTTTATAATTGCACAGGGTGCAGGGGAAATGAATTATGGTTAAAGAGTGAACATTTTTCCATGAATACTTATCCAGTGCTCTACCCTCAAGATTATTTATTCTCAGGGATAACTTGATTATCATATGAGTTCAAGAAGTGGAGTTGCCAATTTACCCCTTCATGGTGGTCGTGCACCAAGGTGGCTTTTCCAGCGAATGGTGAAACTGGCAGGAGCGGTTACCGATTCAATAATATATGAGTATGGTCCTGAAGAATTTTTATCCCGAATTTCGGATCCGCACTGGTTTCAGGCATTTTCATGTGTCTTGGGTTTTGACTGGCACAGTTCCGGAACCACCACCACAACCTGTGGGGCTCTAAAAACCGCTCTCAACCCTGAAGAACATGGGCTACTTGTTGCTGGAGGTAAGGGTCGTGCCTCTAGGAGAACGCCCCAGGAGATCCAGGGTGCGGGGGAAATATTTTCATTATCCACAGCCAAACTGGAAGATCTGGTTTATTCCAGCAAAATTTCTGCAAAAATTGATAATTCATGCATCCAAGATGGATACCAGCTTTACCACCACGTGTTTTTTTTAACGGAAAAGGGTGATTGGGCAGTGGTGCAGCAGGGTATGAATGAATCCACCAGATACGCCCGTCGTTACCACTGGCTATCTGATTCCGTGGAAAACTACATTAATGAACCACATAACGGTATCTGTTGTGACATGAAGGAAGAAAAAACCCTGGATATGACTTCTGATTTGAGTTTTGATTCACGGCAAACCAGCCTGGATCTTATTTTGGATAATCCTGAACATTTAAAAAAATACTTCCAGAAAAAAATAGATGTGGAGGAGGGTCAGGCCAATTTGGACATATTCTGCCCTGAACTTACATTACCCAGTCACCATCCCGTGCTGGATACTGATCTATCCCTCCGTGAATTCGAAGTCCTTCAGAATGCCTGGGAACTGCAACCAGACAGTTATGAAGAGTTAATCTCTTTAAATGGTATGGGACCCAAGAAGATACGTGCACTGGCATTGATTTCGGACCTGGTCTATGGTGATAAACCCAGCTGGGATGATCCAGTTAAGTACAGTTTTACCCATGGTGGTAAAGATGGTTTTCCCTATCCTGTGGATCGGGAAGTATACGACCATTCCATACAGACCTTACAAGATGCACTAGAGCAGGCTAGACTGGAAAAGAAAGATCGTTATCATGCTATCAAACGTTTAGAGAATCTGATCAATGTTGATAATTAGATCTAAAGATTAAATTTCGTGTTGTGAGTATTATCTCCCTAAAAC from Methanobacterium sp. Maddingley MBC34 encodes the following:
- a CDS encoding hypothetical protein (PFAM: Protein of unknown function (DUF763)), translating into MSSRSGVANLPLHGGRAPRWLFQRMVKLAGAVTDSIIYEYGPEEFLSRISDPHWFQAFSCVLGFDWHSSGTTTTTCGALKTALNPEEHGLLVAGGKGRASRRTPQEIQGAGEIFSLSTAKLEDLVYSSKISAKIDNSCIQDGYQLYHHVFFLTEKGDWAVVQQGMNESTRYARRYHWLSDSVENYINEPHNGICCDMKEEKTLDMTSDLSFDSRQTSLDLILDNPEHLKKYFQKKIDVEEGQANLDIFCPELTLPSHHPVLDTDLSLREFEVLQNAWELQPDSYEELISLNGMGPKKIRALALISDLVYGDKPSWDDPVKYSFTHGGKDGFPYPVDREVYDHSIQTLQDALEQARLEKKDRYHAIKRLENLINVDN